The genomic stretch GAGCAGGCACGTATCGACCGATTCAAGGTTGCTTCGAAGGTATCGAAGACCACACTCCGGGGTGACAAAGAGCTGGGCTCCTCCGTATTGCCGAGAAAATCTACGACGGAAGACCCTACCGCGGGACAAAAGCTCTGCAGAGCGGCGAATCGCATTCATACGTCCCCTCGATCCAAGATGTAGCACATCATCAAAGACGACAGCGTTTAGGGAGATAAGACTACTTCCAGCTCACAGCCAGCTGCCAACGCAGATGTTTTGTTGCGGTTTTGCGGAGTACGCCCTCAAACTCATCCAGCTCGCCGATCACAGCCGCCGTCTCATTCCCCAGCGCCGTCATGGACGAACGAAGAAAATCCAGCAAGGTGCAAATTGTAATCAAGCCATCTTCTGGAGAGAACCATTGCGGCGGGGGTAAGGTTTTCGCCCATTCCGGATCACCGGCACCCTCCTCGAGCAGGAGAGCCATAGAGTTCTGATCCGCGGAGAAGAACTCGAGCAGCGGCTTCACTCCAAGCTTCTCCGCCAGCTTCTCGAGGGCATCTTCGTTGCGGGCCAGGGCGTGCCCATTCACGAAGATATCGAAACCAGGGTCTTCTCCCTGAACGACGATGTACATCGACGCACTCATCGCAAACAAGTTTAACTCACGAAAGAGGAGTTTCGCAGGTAACCTTCAACCGGGTCATTTGGTTATCTGAATCGTTACCCAGCGTGGCAAATCCTCCATCCGCATACCCACCAAAAGAAAGGGGGCCGCGCACTTGCGCAGCCCCCTTCTTTTACCTACTACCGGTTATTTACCGCGGTCCGCGATTGCTACCACCACCACTGCCTGCTGGTCCACGACCCCGGCTGCGACGGCGACGCTTGCGCTGCCCCGCCGCCGGTCCGCCTGCGGGAGCACGGCCTGCCGGGGGAGCACCTACTGGCGCGCCATCGATGCGATTGAAGTTTGGCTCGTCGTCACCCTCTTCGAAAGGGGCTTCGTCTTCAAAGTCGTCTCCGCCCTCAATCGTGATCGTGCTCGCGTTGGAGGATGGCTGGCGCTCCACTGGCTCACGCCGGCGGGGTGCAGGGGCTTCGCCTGCTTCTTCCTCACTCGCCGCCGCCGCTGTTGGCTCCGGCAAACCGAGCTTGGCGCGCTGCTCCTTCAACAGAGCCTTGCGTGACAGCTTGATCCGGTTGCCTTCGATGCCCAGCACCTTCACCAGCACCTGGTCGCCTTCCCGCAACTCGTCCTTCACTTCCTTGACGCGGTGCTCGGCGATTTCGCTGATGTGGAGCAATCCATCGGTTCCTGGGAAAAGCTCAACAAATGCCCCGAACTCCGCCAGACGAACAACCTTGCCCAGGTAGGTCTTCCCTACTTCCGGCACGGCGGTGATGTTGCCGATAATCTCCAGCGCCTTCGCCAGACCCGCCTCATCGCTGGACGCGACATTGACGCGGCCAGTGTCGTCCACATCGATCTTCACGCCAGTCTGCTCGATGATGCCGCGAATCGTCTTGCCACCCGGTCCGATCAGATCGCGAATTTTGTCGGTCGGAATCATCAGGGTGTGGATCTGGGGAGCGAACTTCGAATGCTCCTCACGGGCACTGGTCAGCACGGCATCCATTTCGTCCAGCAGGAAGAGCCGTCCACGGCGAGCCTGTTCGAGTGCCTCGCGCATGATCTTGCCGGTGATGCCGCTGATCTTGATGTCCATCTGCAGCGCGTTGATGCCCTTGCGGGTACCTGCGACCTTGAAATCCATATCGCCGTAGTGATCTTCCGCGCCAGCAATATCCGTAAGGATCGCGTAGTTCTCGTCTTCCTTCACCAGGCCCATGGCAACACCGGCCACAGCGCCCTTCAAGGGGAGCCCCGCATCCATCAGCGCAAGACTTGCACCGCAAACCGAAGCCATCGAAGACGATCCGTTTGACTCCAGAATGTCGGAGACAACGCGAACCGTGTAGGGCGACTCCTCTTCATTGGGCAGCACTGCGGAGATGGCGCGTTCCGCCAGCGCTCCATGTCCAACTTCGC from Acidisarcina sp. encodes the following:
- the pnp gene encoding polyribonucleotide nucleotidyltransferase, with product MKQDVTVELAGGKRLTFETGRMAKQASGAALVTMGDTVVLGTAVASPDPREGIDFFPLTVDYREYAYAGGRIPGGFIKREGRPSEREILTCRQIDRPIRPLFPEGFRNETQVIALVFSADKENDPDIIGINAASCALSLSDIPFGGPVGAVRVGLVDGEFVVNPTYAERSASTLNITVVGTKDGIVMVESGSEEVSEDTVADSIDFAHVEIKKIVAAIDELVSKAGKPKRVIPAPEFDQEYYDALSAKVRDRLTDALDTQTHPKAESYALIKAIKDELVQDLPEGEADAKKKLAKYYEHLRETIFRQQVTKDRIRPDRRAFDEIRPITIEVGVLPRTHGSALFTRGETQALVTATLGTTDDAQRLETFEGEKKKRFMLHYNFPPFSVGEVGRMTGVGRREVGHGALAERAISAVLPNEEESPYTVRVVSDILESNGSSSMASVCGASLALMDAGLPLKGAVAGVAMGLVKEDENYAILTDIAGAEDHYGDMDFKVAGTRKGINALQMDIKISGITGKIMREALEQARRGRLFLLDEMDAVLTSAREEHSKFAPQIHTLMIPTDKIRDLIGPGGKTIRGIIEQTGVKIDVDDTGRVNVASSDEAGLAKALEIIGNITAVPEVGKTYLGKVVRLAEFGAFVELFPGTDGLLHISEIAEHRVKEVKDELREGDQVLVKVLGIEGNRIKLSRKALLKEQRAKLGLPEPTAAAASEEEAGEAPAPRRREPVERQPSSNASTITIEGGDDFEDEAPFEEGDDEPNFNRIDGAPVGAPPAGRAPAGGPAAGQRKRRRRSRGRGPAGSGGGSNRGPR